In one window of Skermanella rosea DNA:
- the ugpQ gene encoding glycerophosphodiester phosphodiesterase produces the protein MLSFPKTIGHRGARAYAPENTLAGIRVAAGQGARWVEVDVKLSRDGVPVLMHDDDVDRTTDGRGAVAGLDFADLRDLDAGVRFAPEFAGERIPTLEETLALVLELDLGINLEIKPCPGREVETARVALDAARALWPADRPAPLVSSFEVPSLETARDHMPDWPRGYLIDRRPRDWRNVADRVESSTINVNASRENARSIAEYLATGRPVLAYTVNDPARAKELVALGVAAVFTDRPRDILAVLGG, from the coding sequence ATGCTGTCGTTTCCAAAGACCATCGGCCATCGCGGCGCCAGGGCCTATGCGCCGGAGAACACGCTGGCCGGCATCCGGGTCGCGGCCGGGCAGGGCGCCCGCTGGGTCGAGGTGGACGTCAAGCTGTCGCGCGACGGCGTGCCGGTCCTGATGCACGACGACGACGTGGACCGCACCACGGACGGCCGCGGCGCCGTGGCGGGCCTGGACTTCGCGGACCTGCGGGATCTGGACGCCGGCGTGCGCTTCGCGCCGGAGTTCGCCGGCGAGCGCATCCCGACGCTGGAGGAGACGCTGGCGCTGGTCCTGGAACTGGACCTGGGCATCAACCTGGAGATCAAGCCGTGCCCCGGGCGCGAGGTCGAGACCGCCAGGGTCGCGCTCGACGCGGCGCGGGCGCTGTGGCCGGCCGACCGGCCGGCGCCGCTGGTCTCCAGCTTCGAGGTGCCGAGCCTGGAGACGGCACGCGACCATATGCCCGACTGGCCGCGCGGCTACCTGATCGACCGACGCCCGCGCGACTGGCGGAACGTCGCAGACCGGGTGGAATCCTCGACCATCAACGTCAACGCGTCGCGCGAGAATGCCCGAAGCATCGCGGAATACCTGGCGACCGGGCGGCCCGTGCTGGCCTATACCGTGAACGATCCGGCGCGGGCGAAGG
- a CDS encoding lysine-2,3-aminomutase-like protein, which translates to MKSTATARSLDGLVAAGALAPERAAALGRVAERYAIAVTPHLLDRLDGADPAGPLARQYLPSEQELEIRPEELADPIGDGAHSPVKGIVHRYPDRVLLKALHACPVYCRFCFRREMVGPGGDALDPAELAAALDYIRAREEVWEVILTGGDPLMLAPRRLAGIVAALDAMPHVGVVRLHSRVPVADPGRIDDALVAALKASDTAVWLAVHCNHPDELTAEARSALARIADAGIPLVSQTVLLRGVNDDATVLEALFRALVRARVKPYYLHHGDLAPGTGHFRTDPARGRDLVRSLRGRVSGLCQPTYVLDIPGGHGKAPIGPDYLEGDAEAGYLVEDYRGNRHAYPPKPPGGA; encoded by the coding sequence ATGAAAAGTACCGCGACGGCGCGCAGCCTGGACGGCCTCGTCGCCGCCGGCGCCCTTGCGCCGGAGCGGGCCGCCGCCCTCGGGCGGGTGGCGGAACGCTACGCCATCGCCGTCACGCCGCACCTGCTGGACCGGCTCGACGGCGCCGACCCCGCCGGCCCGCTTGCCCGCCAGTACCTGCCCTCGGAGCAGGAGCTGGAGATCCGCCCGGAGGAGCTGGCCGACCCGATCGGCGACGGGGCCCATTCCCCGGTCAAGGGCATCGTCCACCGCTATCCCGACCGGGTGTTGCTGAAGGCGCTGCACGCCTGCCCGGTCTATTGCCGATTCTGCTTCCGGCGGGAGATGGTCGGCCCCGGCGGCGACGCGCTCGACCCGGCCGAACTGGCGGCGGCACTCGACTATATCCGCGCCCGCGAGGAGGTCTGGGAGGTGATCCTGACCGGCGGCGACCCGCTGATGCTGGCGCCGCGCCGGCTGGCCGGCATCGTCGCAGCACTGGACGCCATGCCCCATGTCGGGGTGGTGAGGCTGCACAGCCGCGTGCCGGTGGCCGACCCGGGCCGGATCGACGACGCCCTGGTGGCCGCGCTGAAGGCGTCGGACACGGCGGTCTGGCTGGCAGTCCACTGCAACCATCCGGACGAGCTGACGGCGGAGGCCAGGTCGGCGCTGGCCAGGATCGCCGACGCCGGCATCCCGCTGGTCAGCCAGACCGTCCTGCTGCGCGGCGTCAACGACGATGCCACCGTCCTGGAGGCGCTGTTCCGCGCGCTGGTGCGCGCCCGGGTCAAGCCCTACTACCTCCATCACGGGGATCTGGCGCCGGGGACGGGACATTTCCGGACCGATCCGGCCCGGGGCCGCGACTTGGTCCGGAGCCTGCGCGGGCGGGTATCCGGCCTGTGCCAACCGACCTACGTGCTCGACATCCCGGGCGGCCACGGCAAGGCGCCGATCGGGCCGGACTACCTGGAGGGGGACGCCGAAGCCGGCTACCTGGTCGAGGATTACCGGGGCAACCGGCACGCCTATCCGCCGAAGCCGCCGGGCGGCGCCTGA
- a CDS encoding thermonuclease family protein, with protein sequence MRRYLLITALLFSVLAIPASSQAAERLSGPVPGLVTQVIDGDTLEVRVLVWLDQEVVTRVRIDGIDTPEKRGKCQREKDMAEQARQLTETLLAEPGVTLHDIQHDKYGGRVRARVLTRSGRDVGEHLIAAGLARPYGGKARQTWCSVAQLP encoded by the coding sequence GTGCGCCGGTACCTCCTCATCACCGCCCTTCTCTTCTCCGTCCTCGCGATCCCGGCCTCTTCTCAGGCCGCGGAACGGCTGTCGGGGCCGGTCCCCGGCCTCGTGACCCAGGTGATCGACGGCGACACGCTGGAGGTCCGCGTGCTGGTCTGGCTGGACCAGGAAGTGGTCACCCGCGTCCGGATCGACGGCATCGACACGCCGGAGAAGCGCGGCAAGTGCCAGCGCGAGAAGGACATGGCCGAGCAGGCCCGGCAGCTGACCGAGACGCTGCTGGCCGAGCCCGGCGTCACGCTCCACGACATCCAGCACGACAAGTACGGCGGACGGGTTCGCGCCCGCGTGCTCACCCGGTCCGGTCGCGACGTCGGCGAGCATCTGATCGCCGCCGGCCTAGCCCGTCCCTATGGCGGCAAGGCCCGCCAGACCTGGTGTTCGGTCGCACAATTGCCCTGA
- a CDS encoding DUF1674 domain-containing protein, translating to MSEIDTKAGKPADPAAAAQPAAAAQPVPENDAASPEPGTPVQKPGEIGGPRGPEPTRYGDWESKGRCTDF from the coding sequence ATGAGCGAGATCGACACGAAAGCCGGCAAGCCGGCAGATCCCGCGGCGGCCGCCCAGCCCGCCGCCGCGGCCCAGCCCGTTCCCGAAAACGATGCCGCGTCGCCGGAACCCGGCACGCCCGTCCAGAAGCCGGGCGAGATCGGCGGTCCGCGCGGACCGGAGCCGACCCGGTACGGCGACTGGGAGAGCAAGGGGCGATGCACGGATTTCTGA
- the htpX gene encoding zinc metalloprotease HtpX, translating into MTSYFRTAILLAGMTALFLAIGYLIGGQGGMLMALLFAVGTNLFAYWNSDKMVLRMYGAREVDARSAPQFHGLVQQLSQRAGLPMPKVYIIENDQPNAFATGRNPENAAVAATSGLLRRLNHEEVAGVMAHELAHVKNRDTLIMTVTATIAGAVSMLANFAFFFGGNNRNNPLGMVGTLLMVFLAPVAAMIVQTAISRTREYEADRIGAEICGRPLWLANALVSIQDSAARIDNVQAENNPATAHMFIINPLHARSVDGLFRTHPATEERVRRLRLMAGAGRGL; encoded by the coding sequence ATGACGAGCTATTTCCGCACCGCGATCCTGCTGGCCGGCATGACCGCCCTGTTCCTGGCCATCGGCTATCTGATCGGCGGCCAGGGCGGCATGCTGATGGCGCTGCTGTTCGCGGTCGGCACCAACCTGTTCGCCTATTGGAATTCGGACAAGATGGTGCTGAGGATGTACGGCGCGCGGGAGGTGGACGCCCGCTCCGCCCCGCAATTCCACGGCCTCGTCCAGCAGCTCTCCCAGCGCGCCGGCCTGCCGATGCCCAAGGTCTACATCATCGAGAACGACCAGCCCAACGCCTTCGCGACCGGCCGCAACCCGGAGAACGCCGCGGTCGCCGCGACCAGCGGCCTGCTGCGCCGGCTGAACCACGAGGAGGTCGCCGGCGTCATGGCCCACGAACTGGCCCATGTGAAGAACCGCGACACCCTGATCATGACCGTGACCGCGACCATCGCGGGCGCGGTGTCGATGCTGGCCAACTTCGCGTTCTTCTTCGGCGGCAACAACCGCAACAACCCGCTGGGGATGGTCGGCACCCTGCTGATGGTCTTCCTGGCCCCGGTAGCCGCGATGATCGTTCAGACCGCGATCAGCCGGACCCGCGAATACGAGGCCGACCGGATCGGCGCGGAGATCTGCGGCCGGCCGCTATGGCTGGCGAACGCCCTGGTCAGCATCCAGGACAGCGCGGCCCGGATCGACAATGTCCAGGCCGAGAACAATCCCGCGACCGCCCATATGTTCATCATCAATCCGCTGCATGCGCGGTCGGTCGACGGCCTGTTCCGCACCCACCCCGCCACGGAGGAGCGGGTGCGCCGCCTCCGCCTGATGGCCGGCGCCGGACGTGGGCTCTGA
- a CDS encoding GFA family protein, translating into MTDAIHEGGCLCGAVRYRTTGAPNDTNICYCTQCQKQTGAPMPAFASFPLDRFEMIRGEVGAYRASDFATREFCPRCGSALFWRRDGGDYVSISLGGFDDPSDFPPPKYEIWTAHRIKWLDTIPGADSYPGDN; encoded by the coding sequence ATGACCGATGCCATCCACGAGGGCGGATGCCTGTGCGGCGCCGTCCGTTACCGGACGACCGGCGCCCCCAACGACACCAACATCTGCTACTGCACCCAGTGCCAGAAGCAGACCGGCGCGCCGATGCCGGCCTTCGCCAGCTTCCCGCTCGACCGGTTCGAGATGATCCGGGGGGAGGTCGGCGCGTATCGGGCGTCCGACTTCGCGACGCGCGAGTTCTGCCCCCGCTGCGGCTCGGCCCTGTTCTGGCGGCGAGATGGCGGCGATTACGTCTCGATCTCCCTGGGCGGGTTCGACGACCCGTCCGACTTCCCACCGCCGAAATACGAGATCTGGACCGCCCACCGGATCAAGTGGCTGGACACCATCCCCGGCGCCGACAGCTATCCCGGCGACAATTGA
- a CDS encoding pyridoxal phosphate-dependent aminotransferase, whose protein sequence is MTTGPDIRPAITALPNSLIGVVANYGRGRDGLIPLWFGEGDVPTPGFVMDAAYQAMRDGHVFYTWQRGLPELRDALSAYHRRTYGADVATDRITVTGSGMSAIALSMQSLIDAGDEVVVVSPVWPNVFASIRIMGGVVRQVPLALENGKWTLDLDRLFDACGPRTRMIFVNSPCNPTGWTIGTEDQRRIMEFARERGLWVMADEVYSRLVYDGGLDGSGRAPSFLDVSEPEDKLLVINSFSKNWAMTGWRLGWVVAPAAMGPIYEKMIQFNTSGVAGFVQKAGLAALEQGEPFLEEMVERCRTGRDIVCSALETLPRVRVQRPDAAFYAFFSVEGAGDSLELAKRIVDEALVGLAPGAAFGDGGEGYLRLCFASSPECLSQAMERLIPILR, encoded by the coding sequence ATGACCACCGGTCCCGACATCCGTCCCGCGATCACGGCCCTGCCCAACAGCCTCATCGGCGTCGTCGCCAACTACGGCCGGGGCCGCGACGGCCTGATCCCGCTGTGGTTCGGCGAAGGCGACGTGCCGACGCCGGGCTTCGTCATGGACGCGGCGTACCAGGCGATGCGCGACGGCCATGTCTTCTACACCTGGCAGCGCGGCCTGCCCGAACTGCGGGATGCCCTGTCGGCCTATCACCGCCGGACCTACGGCGCCGATGTCGCCACCGACCGGATCACGGTGACCGGCTCCGGCATGTCTGCCATCGCCCTGTCGATGCAGAGCCTGATCGATGCGGGCGACGAGGTCGTCGTGGTCTCCCCCGTGTGGCCCAACGTGTTCGCCAGCATCAGGATCATGGGCGGCGTGGTGCGGCAGGTGCCGCTGGCGCTGGAGAACGGGAAATGGACGCTGGACCTGGACCGGCTGTTCGATGCCTGCGGCCCGCGCACCCGGATGATCTTCGTCAACTCGCCCTGCAACCCGACCGGCTGGACCATCGGTACGGAGGACCAGCGGCGGATCATGGAGTTCGCCCGCGAGCGCGGCCTGTGGGTCATGGCCGACGAGGTCTATTCCCGCCTGGTGTACGACGGAGGCCTGGACGGCAGCGGCCGCGCCCCCTCGTTCCTCGACGTCTCGGAGCCGGAGGACAAGCTGCTGGTGATCAACAGCTTCTCCAAGAACTGGGCGATGACGGGCTGGCGGCTCGGCTGGGTCGTCGCCCCGGCGGCGATGGGTCCGATCTACGAGAAGATGATCCAGTTCAACACCTCGGGCGTGGCCGGCTTCGTCCAGAAGGCGGGGCTGGCCGCCCTCGAACAGGGCGAGCCGTTCCTGGAGGAGATGGTCGAGCGGTGCCGGACCGGCCGCGACATCGTCTGCTCCGCGCTGGAGACCCTGCCGCGCGTACGGGTCCAGCGGCCCGACGCGGCCTTCTACGCCTTCTTCTCGGTCGAAGGGGCCGGCGACAGCCTTGAGCTGGCTAAGCGCATCGTGGACGAGGCCCTGGTCGGCCTCGCCCCGGGAGCCGCCTTCGGCGACGGCGGCGAGGGCTACCTGCGGCTCTGCTTCGCCAGCTCGCCGGAATGCCTCTCCCAGGCCATGGAGCGTCTGATCCCTATCCTGCGCTGA
- a CDS encoding DUF1127 domain-containing protein, translating into MALAVRTSGYAGRRSADSSADLMQRLTDTLKTWKYRIVSRRELMDLDAHMLRDIGLTDLEAQTEASKPFWRA; encoded by the coding sequence ATGGCACTGGCAGTTCGCACGTCCGGTTACGCCGGTCGACGTTCGGCCGACTCTTCCGCTGACCTTATGCAGCGGTTGACCGACACCCTGAAGACTTGGAAGTACCGCATCGTCAGCCGTCGTGAATTGATGGACCTGGATGCCCACATGCTGCGCGACATCGGTTTGACCGACCTGGAAGCCCAGACGGAAGCCTCGAAGCCCTTCTGGCGCGCCTGA
- a CDS encoding DinB family protein, translating into MTPEYFRTLARYNAWANRHLYDACAALPDAEFRKPRQVFFGSILGTLNHVLVADRAWLGRLEGVPSGIAALDQILYEDLADLTAARTTEDTRITALVDGYGAGEFGRDLVYRTMVGTEHRTPVAWVLSHLFNHQTHHRGQAHGLLSQTAVPPPALDLIYFLREREADVTAGRA; encoded by the coding sequence ATGACGCCAGAATATTTCCGCACCCTCGCCCGCTACAACGCCTGGGCCAACAGGCACCTCTATGACGCCTGCGCGGCGCTTCCCGACGCCGAGTTCCGCAAGCCCCGGCAGGTCTTCTTCGGCTCCATCCTGGGTACGCTCAACCATGTGCTGGTGGCCGACCGGGCCTGGCTCGGCCGTCTCGAAGGCGTGCCGTCCGGCATCGCCGCCCTGGACCAGATCCTGTACGAGGACCTGGCCGACCTGACCGCCGCCCGCACCACCGAGGACACGCGGATCACGGCCCTGGTGGACGGCTACGGTGCCGGCGAGTTCGGCCGCGACCTGGTCTACCGGACGATGGTGGGAACCGAACACCGCACGCCGGTGGCCTGGGTGCTGTCCCACCTGTTCAATCACCAGACCCATCATCGCGGCCAAGCCCACGGCCTGCTGTCGCAGACCGCCGTGCCCCCTCCCGCGCTCGACCTGATCTATTTCCTGCGCGAGCGGGAAGCGGACGTCACCGCGGGTCGCGCTTGA
- a CDS encoding gamma-butyrobetaine hydroxylase-like domain-containing protein, with amino-acid sequence MTPASGSGADESFATDPFGTRHWPVEVRLKKAEKRLEIEFDDGRRFSLPAELLRVESPSAEVQGHGPNQKQIVSGRRHVGIMGLEPVGNYAIRIQFDDMHDSGIFSWKYLYELGEHQEELWSTYLRELETRGLKRDPR; translated from the coding sequence ATGACGCCCGCTTCAGGCAGCGGTGCGGACGAGTCCTTCGCCACCGACCCGTTCGGCACGCGGCACTGGCCTGTGGAAGTGCGGCTGAAGAAGGCGGAAAAGCGGCTGGAGATCGAGTTCGACGACGGCCGCCGCTTCTCGCTGCCGGCCGAACTGCTGCGGGTCGAAAGCCCGTCGGCGGAGGTCCAGGGCCACGGCCCGAACCAGAAGCAGATCGTCTCCGGCCGCCGGCATGTCGGCATCATGGGGCTGGAGCCGGTCGGCAACTACGCGATCCGCATCCAGTTCGACGACATGCACGACAGCGGCATCTTCTCCTGGAAGTACCTGTACGAGCTGGGGGAACACCAGGAAGAGCTCTGGTCCACCTATCTCCGGGAACTGGAGACGCGCGGCCTCAAGCGCGACCCGCGGTGA
- a CDS encoding Trm112 family protein, giving the protein MSDTKPGSAAKVDPKLLEILVCPLTKGPLRYDAAAQELISDRAGLAYPIRDGIPIMLVDEARTLDADTAHPTHSQPAGGHSSKTASH; this is encoded by the coding sequence GTGAGCGATACCAAACCGGGTTCGGCGGCCAAGGTCGACCCCAAGCTTCTGGAAATCCTGGTCTGCCCGCTGACCAAGGGACCGCTCCGCTACGACGCGGCGGCGCAGGAACTGATCAGCGACCGGGCGGGGCTGGCCTATCCGATCCGCGACGGCATTCCCATCATGCTGGTGGACGAGGCGCGGACGCTGGACGCCGACACCGCGCACCCCACCCATTCCCAGCCGGCCGGGGGCCATTCCTCCAAGACGGCGAGCCACTGA
- a CDS encoding LON peptidase substrate-binding domain-containing protein, whose product MSPNPFDPSFDQLPEIISIFPLTGVLLLPRGKLPLNIFEPRYLAMTDDALSGNRMIGIIQPSDPLSRASAPPVYPIGCAGRITSFSETDDGRYLITLTGVCRFEVVRELPIVRGYRRVTASWERFADDLAEPGPALFDRARLVEGLRTYFKIQGISANWDAIEATPDERLVTSLAMICPFEPSEKQALLECGTLSERASMMIAIIEMAVLDKRDGDTMARH is encoded by the coding sequence ATGAGCCCAAACCCGTTCGACCCATCCTTCGACCAACTGCCGGAAATCATTTCGATTTTCCCGCTCACCGGGGTGCTGCTCCTGCCCCGGGGCAAGTTGCCGCTGAACATCTTCGAGCCTCGCTACCTGGCGATGACCGACGATGCGCTGTCCGGCAACCGGATGATCGGCATTATCCAGCCGTCGGATCCCCTGAGCCGCGCCAGCGCGCCGCCGGTCTATCCGATCGGCTGCGCCGGCCGGATCACCAGCTTCAGCGAGACCGACGACGGCCGCTACCTGATCACGCTGACCGGCGTCTGCCGGTTCGAGGTCGTGCGCGAGCTGCCGATCGTGCGCGGCTACCGCCGCGTCACGGCCTCGTGGGAGCGATTCGCCGACGACCTGGCGGAGCCGGGTCCCGCCCTGTTCGACAGGGCGCGGCTGGTCGAGGGGTTGCGTACATATTTCAAGATCCAGGGCATCTCGGCCAACTGGGACGCGATCGAGGCGACGCCGGACGAGCGTCTGGTGACGTCGCTCGCCATGATCTGTCCGTTCGAGCCGTCGGAGAAGCAGGCCCTCCTGGAATGCGGTACGCTGTCCGAACGGGCCAGCATGATGATCGCCATCATCGAAATGGCTGTCCTGGACAAGCGGGACGGCGATACCATGGCGCGGCACTGA
- the trxA gene encoding thioredoxin — translation MQTMFNMPGAPGGGPKPAADLIKDTSDRAFMADVIEASRTVPVIVDFWAPWCGPCKQLGPLLEKTVKAAKGAVKMVKINIDENPQVAGQLRIQSIPAVYAFFQGRPVDGFVGAQQESQIKQFVDRLAKLSGGADDGGLQEALDAAAEALEAGDAATASEIYSQILGVEPTNAAAYAGLVRCLMTAQDFARAREMLDGAPPELAKAPELAAVRSALDLAEQSAAAGPVPELMDRVARDPDDHQTRFDLAMALYAGNKRDAAVEELLEIVRRDREWNDQQARKQLVKFFEAFGPTDKLTVMARRKLSSILFS, via the coding sequence ATGCAGACCATGTTCAATATGCCCGGCGCGCCGGGTGGCGGGCCCAAGCCGGCCGCCGACCTGATCAAGGACACCAGCGACCGCGCCTTCATGGCCGACGTCATCGAGGCCTCGCGCACGGTGCCCGTGATCGTCGATTTCTGGGCGCCGTGGTGCGGCCCCTGCAAGCAGCTCGGCCCCCTGCTGGAAAAGACCGTCAAGGCCGCCAAGGGCGCCGTGAAGATGGTCAAGATCAACATCGACGAGAACCCGCAGGTCGCGGGCCAGCTCCGCATCCAGTCGATCCCGGCGGTCTACGCCTTCTTCCAGGGCCGGCCGGTGGATGGTTTCGTCGGCGCCCAGCAGGAATCGCAAATCAAGCAGTTCGTCGACCGGCTGGCCAAGCTGTCCGGCGGGGCCGACGACGGCGGGCTCCAGGAAGCGCTCGACGCCGCCGCGGAAGCGCTGGAGGCGGGGGACGCCGCCACCGCCAGCGAGATCTACAGCCAGATCCTGGGGGTCGAGCCGACCAACGCCGCCGCCTACGCCGGGCTGGTGCGCTGCCTCATGACGGCCCAGGATTTCGCCCGCGCCCGCGAGATGCTGGACGGCGCGCCGCCCGAGCTGGCCAAGGCGCCCGAACTGGCCGCCGTCCGCAGCGCCCTGGACCTGGCAGAGCAGAGCGCCGCCGCCGGCCCCGTCCCGGAGCTGATGGACCGGGTCGCCCGCGATCCCGACGACCACCAGACCCGCTTCGACCTCGCCATGGCGCTTTACGCCGGCAACAAGCGCGACGCCGCGGTGGAGGAGCTGTTGGAGATCGTGCGCCGTGACCGGGAATGGAACGATCAGCAGGCGCGCAAGCAGCTCGTGAAATTTTTCGAGGCTTTCGGGCCGACTGACAAGCTGACCGTCATGGCAAGACGGAAGTTGTCATCTATCTTATTTTCATGA
- a CDS encoding prolyl-tRNA synthetase associated domain-containing protein has protein sequence MLPTSPEQLIAYLDGLGIETTTHSHPPVFTVEEAQALRGTLPGGHCKNLFLKDKKGRLWLVVALEDSAVDLKTLDKRIGSARLSFGNGDLLREVLGVRPGSVTPFAVINDTGHRVTVVLEKAMMAHDLLNYHPLDNGRTTAIRSADLLKFLSSTGHEAVVADLAG, from the coding sequence ATGCTGCCCACCTCGCCGGAACAGCTCATCGCGTACCTGGATGGCCTGGGCATCGAGACCACCACCCACTCCCATCCGCCGGTCTTCACGGTGGAGGAGGCGCAGGCGTTGCGCGGGACGCTGCCGGGCGGCCATTGCAAGAACCTGTTCCTGAAGGACAAGAAGGGCCGCCTGTGGCTGGTCGTCGCGCTGGAGGACAGCGCGGTGGACCTGAAGACCTTGGACAAGCGGATCGGCTCTGCCCGCCTGTCGTTCGGCAACGGCGACCTGCTGCGGGAGGTGCTGGGCGTCCGGCCCGGCTCGGTGACGCCCTTCGCCGTGATCAACGACACCGGGCACCGGGTCACCGTGGTGCTGGAAAAAGCCATGATGGCGCACGACCTGCTGAACTACCATCCGCTCGACAACGGCCGGACGACGGCGATCCGCTCGGCCGACCTGCTGAAGTTCCTGTCCTCCACCGGCCACGAGGCCGTGGTCGCCGACCTTGCTGGATAA
- a CDS encoding GNAT family N-acetyltransferase gives MTDRLSSDLRIGLLESQHDRAGFTCGVESLDLYLKNHASQDLRRKANGVFILSGATGPSRILGFYTLCATAIPQGAVPDEARKHVPRYPLVSATLIGRLAVAKERQGQGLGAVLLADALRRAYGSAGTVGSSMVVVDALDDNAARFYASHGFIRLPDSPRLVLPMRSIGGLLEM, from the coding sequence ATGACGGACCGGCTTTCCAGCGACCTGCGCATCGGATTGCTGGAGTCGCAACATGACCGGGCCGGCTTTACCTGCGGCGTCGAAAGCCTCGACCTTTACCTGAAGAACCACGCAAGCCAGGATCTGCGGCGAAAGGCCAACGGCGTCTTCATTCTCTCCGGGGCCACCGGACCATCACGGATCTTGGGATTCTACACGCTCTGCGCCACCGCGATTCCCCAAGGAGCGGTCCCGGACGAGGCGCGCAAACACGTTCCCCGCTATCCGCTTGTGAGTGCGACGCTGATCGGTCGCTTGGCCGTTGCCAAGGAACGCCAAGGGCAGGGTCTGGGCGCCGTCCTGCTCGCCGACGCTCTCCGACGGGCCTATGGCAGCGCCGGAACCGTCGGCTCTTCGATGGTGGTGGTCGATGCCCTCGACGACAACGCGGCCCGTTTCTACGCCAGCCATGGCTTCATCCGGCTGCCGGACTCGCCGCGGCTCGTGCTGCCGATGCGCTCGATAGGAGGGCTTCTCGAAATGTAG
- a CDS encoding type II toxin-antitoxin system TacA family antitoxin, with the protein MAKAGKQEGRLRAERLGFRVDESTKALIERAASLQRRKVTDFCMTALTEAAHRTIVEHETLQLSERDRAVFFDALVNPPEPNERLIRAFAEHKRRLGP; encoded by the coding sequence ATGGCCAAGGCAGGGAAACAGGAAGGACGCTTGCGGGCGGAGCGGCTGGGGTTCCGTGTGGACGAATCGACCAAGGCACTGATCGAACGGGCGGCCAGCCTCCAGAGGCGCAAGGTAACCGACTTTTGCATGACCGCGCTTACCGAAGCCGCCCATCGTACGATCGTGGAACATGAGACGCTGCAATTGTCCGAACGGGATCGTGCCGTGTTCTTCGACGCGCTTGTCAATCCGCCTGAACCGAACGAGCGCCTGATACGCGCCTTCGCCGAGCACAAACGTCGTCTTGGGCCGTGA
- a CDS encoding DUF2283 domain-containing protein: MKITYDPSTDTLSVVLRDAVVVESDEDKPGITLDYDGTGALVAVEILDASKNIEDVSSVEFKVAV, encoded by the coding sequence ATGAAGATCACGTACGACCCGTCAACCGACACCCTGTCGGTCGTGCTTCGTGACGCCGTGGTGGTTGAGAGCGATGAGGACAAGCCGGGCATAACCCTCGACTACGACGGAACAGGCGCCCTCGTGGCGGTGGAAATCCTTGACGCATCGAAGAACATCGAGGACGTGTCTTCCGTGGAGTTCAAGGTCGCTGTCTAG
- the ccmD gene encoding heme exporter protein CcmD: MAEFFSMGGYAAYVWPAYGVAAVFLVGMLVVSLRGLRRHEALLKTLETSRPRRRDRNRRDSGPAPSAPAPSGLPAAEGHEG, translated from the coding sequence ATGGCTGAGTTCTTTTCGATGGGCGGCTATGCCGCCTATGTCTGGCCGGCCTACGGGGTCGCGGCCGTCTTTCTCGTGGGCATGCTGGTCGTCAGCCTGCGCGGCCTCCGCCGCCACGAAGCGCTGCTGAAGACCCTGGAGACGAGCCGCCCGCGGCGGCGCGACCGGAACCGCCGCGACAGCGGCCCTGCCCCATCGGCCCCGGCACCGTCGGGATTGCCCGCCGCGGAAGGACACGAAGGATGA